A region of Streptomyces paludis DNA encodes the following proteins:
- a CDS encoding fatty acid desaturase family protein produces MPRAAAAPPAVPLAAQPVPIPVPEPATPEPEPVSAPRRADGAGRTGGSEFTPLLRVVREQGLLERRAGWYARSIAVNLVFLAALVTGLVLLGSSWWALLLAPPLAIVSARTAFIGHDAGHGQITADRGRGRVIQLVHANLLLGMSQEWWNDKHNRHHANPNHLDKDPDVKADILVFSSDQTAGRTGLRGWLTRHQAWLFFPLTTLEGIALKVYGFQAVFSRTGPTLPPRRRAVEGALLLVHVAAYTALLLTTMSAGRALVFALIHQMLLGLHLGMAFAPNHKGMEMADGENGADWGHLRKQVLTSRNVRGGLLTDWFLGGLNYQIEHHLFPSMPRPHLRLAQPLVRRHCRELGLPYTETGLIESYRQALGYMHEVGEPLRVGA; encoded by the coding sequence ATGCCCCGAGCCGCTGCCGCGCCTCCCGCCGTACCGCTCGCCGCGCAGCCCGTGCCCATACCCGTACCCGAGCCCGCGACACCCGAGCCCGAGCCCGTGTCCGCACCCCGGCGCGCGGACGGCGCGGGTCGCACGGGCGGCAGCGAGTTCACCCCCCTTCTGCGGGTGGTGCGGGAGCAGGGCCTGCTGGAGCGCCGGGCGGGCTGGTACGCCCGGAGCATCGCGGTCAACCTCGTGTTCCTGGCCGCGCTCGTCACCGGGCTGGTCCTTCTCGGTTCCTCCTGGTGGGCACTGCTCCTGGCCCCGCCCCTGGCGATCGTCTCCGCCCGTACGGCGTTCATCGGCCACGACGCGGGCCACGGCCAGATCACGGCGGACCGGGGCCGGGGCCGCGTCATCCAGCTCGTGCACGCCAATCTGCTGCTCGGGATGAGCCAGGAGTGGTGGAACGACAAGCACAACCGGCACCACGCCAACCCCAACCACCTGGACAAGGACCCGGACGTGAAGGCGGACATCCTCGTCTTCTCCTCCGACCAGACCGCCGGGCGCACCGGGCTGCGCGGCTGGCTCACCCGCCACCAGGCATGGCTGTTCTTCCCGCTGACCACCCTGGAGGGCATCGCCCTCAAGGTGTACGGCTTCCAGGCGGTCTTCTCGCGCACCGGCCCCACCCTGCCGCCGCGCCGCCGCGCCGTGGAGGGCGCGCTGCTCCTGGTCCATGTGGCCGCCTACACGGCGCTGCTCCTCACCACCATGAGCGCCGGCCGGGCACTGGTCTTCGCCCTGATCCACCAGATGCTGCTCGGGCTGCACCTCGGTATGGCCTTCGCCCCCAACCACAAGGGCATGGAGATGGCCGACGGGGAGAACGGAGCGGACTGGGGACATCTGCGCAAGCAGGTCCTCACCTCGCGGAACGTCCGCGGCGGCCTCCTCACGGACTGGTTCCTCGGCGGGCTGAACTACCAGATCGAGCACCACCTCTTCCCCAGCATGCCCCGCCCCCATCTGCGGCTGGCCCAGCCCCTGGTACGGCGGCACTGCCGGGAGCTGGGGCTCCCGTACACCGAGACCGGGCTGATCGAGTCGTACCGGCAGGCCCTCGGATACATGCACGAGGTCGGCGAACCGCTACGCGTCGGCGCATAG
- the exaC gene encoding acetaldehyde dehydrogenase ExaC translates to MTRYAAPGSEGSIVSYESRYDHWIGGEYVPPARGRYFENPSPVNGRPFTEIARGTAEDVERALDAAHGAAPGWARTSAADRAQVLLRIADRMEARLEELAVAESWENGKPVRETLAADIPLAIDHFRYFAGALRAQEGTLSELDDDTVAYHFHEPLGVVAQIIPWNFPILMATWKLAPALAAGNTVVIKPAEQTPASLHYWLSLVADLLPPGVVNIVNGFGVEAGKPLASSPRVAKVAFTGETTTGRLIMQYASENIKPVTLELGGKSPNLFFDDIWAADDDFRDKALEGFTMFALNQGEVCTCPSRALIQGGHYNEFLEAGVARTEAIVPGHPLDTTTMIGAQASHDQLQKILSYLDIGLQEGAKLLTGGQRIEYDGELAGGYYVQPTIFEGHNRMRVFQEEIFGPVLAVTSFSDFDDAIKTANDTLYGLGAGVWTRDTNTAYRAGRAIQAGRVWTNCYHAYPAHAAFGGYKQSGIGRENHRMMLDHYQQTKNLLVSYSPKKLGFF, encoded by the coding sequence ATGACCCGTTACGCAGCGCCCGGCAGCGAGGGCAGCATCGTCTCGTACGAGTCCCGCTACGACCACTGGATCGGCGGCGAGTACGTCCCGCCGGCCCGGGGCCGGTACTTCGAGAACCCGAGCCCGGTCAACGGCCGCCCCTTCACCGAGATCGCGCGCGGCACCGCCGAGGACGTGGAACGGGCGCTGGACGCGGCGCACGGCGCGGCCCCCGGCTGGGCGAGGACCTCGGCGGCGGACCGCGCCCAGGTGCTCCTGCGGATCGCCGACCGGATGGAGGCGCGGCTGGAGGAGCTGGCGGTCGCGGAGAGCTGGGAGAACGGCAAGCCGGTACGGGAGACGCTGGCCGCCGACATCCCGCTCGCCATCGACCACTTCCGCTACTTCGCGGGCGCGCTGCGGGCCCAGGAGGGCACACTCAGCGAACTCGACGACGACACCGTCGCGTACCACTTCCACGAGCCGCTGGGGGTCGTGGCGCAGATCATCCCGTGGAACTTCCCCATCCTGATGGCGACCTGGAAGCTGGCGCCCGCGCTGGCCGCGGGCAACACCGTCGTCATCAAACCGGCCGAGCAGACCCCGGCGTCCCTCCACTACTGGCTGAGTCTGGTCGCCGACCTGCTGCCGCCGGGCGTGGTCAACATCGTCAACGGCTTCGGCGTCGAGGCGGGCAAACCACTGGCGTCCAGCCCGCGCGTGGCGAAGGTCGCGTTCACGGGCGAGACCACGACGGGGCGGCTGATCATGCAGTACGCCTCGGAGAACATCAAGCCGGTCACCCTGGAACTCGGCGGCAAGAGCCCGAACCTCTTCTTCGACGACATCTGGGCGGCCGACGACGACTTCCGCGACAAGGCCCTGGAGGGCTTCACCATGTTCGCCCTCAACCAGGGCGAGGTGTGCACCTGTCCGTCGCGGGCGCTGATCCAGGGCGGCCACTACAACGAGTTCCTCGAAGCGGGCGTGGCCCGCACGGAGGCGATCGTCCCCGGCCATCCGCTGGACACCACCACGATGATCGGCGCCCAGGCGTCCCACGACCAGCTCCAGAAGATCCTCTCGTACCTGGACATCGGCCTCCAGGAGGGCGCCAAGCTTCTGACGGGCGGCCAGCGGATCGAGTACGACGGCGAGCTGGCCGGCGGCTACTACGTCCAGCCCACGATCTTCGAGGGCCACAACCGGATGCGTGTGTTCCAGGAGGAGATCTTCGGCCCCGTCCTCGCGGTGACGTCCTTCAGCGACTTCGACGACGCCATCAAGACCGCGAACGACACCCTGTACGGCCTGGGCGCCGGCGTCTGGACCCGCGACACCAACACCGCGTACCGCGCCGGCCGCGCCATCCAGGCGGGCCGCGTCTGGACCAACTGCTACCACGCCTACCCGGCCCACGCGGCATTCGGCGGCTACAAGCAGTCCGGCATCGGCCGCGAGAACCACCGGATGATGCTGGACCACTACCAGCAGACAAAAAATCTTCTCGTGTCGTACTCGCCGAAGAAGCTGGGCTTCTTCTAA
- a CDS encoding roadblock/LC7 domain-containing protein encodes MSLEKGLDWLLDDLTERVEHIKHALVLSNDGLVTGASSALAREDAEHLAAVSSGLHSLARGSGRHFRAGQARQTMVEFDEALLFVTAAGEGSCLCVLTTAEADVGQVAYEMTLLVNRVGEHLGVPARQPDHTSLSGL; translated from the coding sequence ATGTCACTCGAAAAGGGCCTTGACTGGCTGTTGGACGACCTGACCGAACGGGTCGAGCACATCAAACACGCACTGGTGCTCTCGAACGACGGTCTGGTGACGGGGGCCAGTTCGGCGCTGGCCCGCGAGGACGCGGAGCATCTCGCGGCGGTCTCCTCCGGGCTGCACAGCCTCGCGCGCGGCTCGGGGCGGCACTTCAGGGCGGGACAGGCGAGACAGACGATGGTGGAGTTCGACGAGGCGCTCCTGTTTGTCACGGCGGCGGGGGAGGGCAGCTGCCTGTGTGTGCTGACCACGGCGGAAGCGGATGTCGGTCAGGTGGCATACGAGATGACGCTGCTGGTCAACCGGGTCGGTGAGCATCTCGGTGTGCCGGCGCGGCAGCCGGACCACACGAGCCTGAGCGGGCTCTGA
- a CDS encoding SWIM zinc finger family protein: protein MSETNRTADATEMTETAHAAEDEVRTFAAQPPARGRGFAATWWGRAWLQALEDTALDGQQLPKGRARARAGAVGAVSVRPGRITAVVRDRDGTAHRSDVLLRRLTDDEWDRFVEMAVDSAGHVAALLDREMPPHLMEDAASAGVELLPGVGDLEAECGCGAWDHCPHTAALCYQLARLLDQDPFVLLLLRGRTERRLLSALQSRGAARAAGAERAAGEDRGPAGVDAAAAFAARDILPPLPAPPRAPAEPGPSPSLNTETAPPAGAEAAALEFLAAATAARALRLLSDALSPGHELQPLEAELTVRQDGVRLAATAPGRPALIDERLASGTGRPPAELDLAVRAWRYGGAAALAVLDEEWEPGPADLARARAALDAAWADGGRPGPAPVHAGAARWTVAGDSAGLRYGSDGRWWPYDVTHGRWTPAGPGAHDPAAALDGMTDG, encoded by the coding sequence ATGAGCGAGACGAACCGTACGGCCGACGCGACGGAGATGACGGAGACGGCGCACGCGGCGGAGGACGAGGTACGCACCTTCGCCGCCCAACCGCCTGCCCGGGGAAGGGGTTTCGCGGCCACCTGGTGGGGCCGGGCCTGGCTCCAGGCGCTGGAGGACACCGCCCTCGACGGCCAGCAGCTGCCGAAGGGGCGCGCGCGGGCCCGCGCCGGCGCGGTGGGCGCGGTGTCCGTACGTCCCGGCCGGATCACCGCTGTCGTACGGGACCGGGACGGCACCGCCCACCGGAGCGATGTGCTGCTGCGGCGGCTGACCGACGACGAATGGGACCGCTTCGTGGAGATGGCCGTCGACAGCGCGGGCCATGTCGCGGCGCTGCTCGACCGGGAGATGCCGCCGCACCTGATGGAGGACGCGGCGAGCGCGGGAGTGGAACTGCTGCCGGGTGTGGGCGACTTGGAGGCGGAGTGCGGGTGCGGGGCGTGGGACCACTGTCCCCATACGGCCGCGCTCTGCTATCAGTTGGCCCGGCTGCTGGACCAGGATCCTTTCGTTCTGCTGCTGTTGCGCGGCCGGACCGAGCGGCGGCTGCTGTCCGCACTCCAGTCGCGCGGCGCGGCGCGGGCCGCCGGTGCGGAGCGCGCGGCCGGGGAGGACCGGGGACCGGCGGGGGTCGACGCGGCGGCGGCCTTCGCGGCGCGTGACATCCTGCCGCCGCTGCCCGCTCCCCCGCGGGCGCCGGCCGAGCCGGGGCCGTCGCCGTCCCTCAACACGGAGACCGCTCCGCCCGCCGGAGCGGAGGCGGCGGCCCTGGAGTTCCTGGCCGCCGCCACGGCGGCGCGCGCCCTGCGGCTGCTCTCCGACGCGCTCTCGCCCGGCCATGAACTCCAGCCACTGGAAGCTGAACTGACGGTTCGCCAGGACGGTGTACGGCTCGCCGCCACCGCGCCGGGGCGTCCGGCCCTGATCGACGAGCGGCTGGCGTCGGGCACCGGCCGCCCGCCGGCCGAGCTGGACCTCGCGGTGCGCGCGTGGCGGTACGGGGGCGCCGCGGCCCTGGCCGTACTGGACGAGGAGTGGGAGCCGGGCCCGGCGGACCTCGCCCGGGCGCGCGCCGCCCTCGACGCCGCCTGGGCGGACGGCGGCCGGCCGGGTCCGGCGCCGGTGCACGCGGGCGCGGCCCGCTGGACCGTGGCCGGGGACTCTGCGGGGCTGCGGTACGGGAGCGACGGCCGATGGTGGCCCTACGACGTGACGCACGGCCGCTGGACCCCGGCCGGACCCGGCGCCCACGACCCCGCCGCGGCCCTGGACGGTATGACGGACGGCTGA
- a CDS encoding DEAD/DEAH box helicase, with protein MHRLPAAAPATTSATTPSGIAGLARCSAVFLPSDPARAGRIAYWHAEGARPAAVPGSWEELVVVDTYGGLLTAGALLVPVADALPLLTRGRTAADASPSAAFWGTAALLALRLAAQGRMLPGLTESDHDAWRAGPLTADDLDLIRTLAASMPPTAHAVPLDAGQDPLLLPDPERLLREFLDAVVDGLPRTPAAPVVTAGAAFAAVPPQRFPELRDWAGEVAAGHDAGVRLSLRVELPGIGDGIDGAGGIDGGIGSGPDGGPEPAVPGAAFRAVLQMHSVSDPATVVDAGAVWSGDAGTAFGPRARMDALLALRRAARAWPPLAPLLSAAVPDGIELADEEVTELLGDASEALAATGVQVHWPRALTRTLTASASIGLRGDDTDDGEGGALPSFLSADARASFVWHFALGDRTIDRAELDRLAEASRPVVRLRDQWVLVDPAQVRRARESRDRTLTPVDALEAVLTGSTEIGGRRYAVRPTGPFAGLRDLLADPERAGREAEPGIAQPAALTATLRDYQLRGLNWLHRMTSLGLGGCLADDMGLGKTITLIALHLHRQTDPSAAGPTLVVCPASLMGNWQREIERFAPGTPVRRFHGASRTLEAPADGEFVLTTYGTMRLDAARLAGVDWGLVVADEAQHVKNPYSSTARQLRTIGARARVALSGTPVENNLSELWALLDWTTPGLLGRLGTFRTRYADAVERGEDPAAAERLAALVRPFLLRRRKSDPGIAPELPPKTETDRAVQLTAEQAGLYEAVVRETLAAIAGAGGIERRGLIVKLLTSLKQICNHPAQYLKEEEPRLADRSGKLELLDELLDTILAEGASVLVFTQYVRMARLLERHLAARGVVTRFLHGGTPIPEREAMVDSFQNGEVPVFLLSLKAAGTGLNLTRAEHVVHFDRWWNPAVEAQATDRAYRIGQNRPVQVHRMIAEGTIEDRIAGLLARKQRLADAVLGSGETALTELTDAELADLVELRGSAR; from the coding sequence GTGCACAGGCTCCCCGCGGCGGCACCCGCCACGACATCCGCCACGACACCCTCCGGGATCGCCGGACTCGCCCGCTGTTCCGCAGTCTTCCTTCCCTCCGATCCGGCGCGCGCCGGCCGGATCGCCTACTGGCACGCCGAGGGCGCGCGGCCGGCGGCCGTTCCGGGTTCCTGGGAGGAGCTGGTCGTCGTGGACACCTACGGCGGCCTCCTCACGGCCGGGGCGCTGCTGGTGCCCGTGGCGGACGCGCTGCCCCTCCTGACGAGGGGACGCACCGCGGCGGACGCCTCACCGTCGGCCGCCTTCTGGGGCACGGCCGCGCTGCTCGCCCTCCGGCTGGCCGCCCAGGGGCGGATGCTGCCGGGCCTCACCGAGTCGGACCACGACGCGTGGCGGGCCGGGCCGCTGACCGCGGACGACCTGGATCTGATCCGTACGCTGGCGGCCTCGATGCCGCCCACCGCACACGCCGTACCGCTCGACGCCGGGCAGGACCCGCTGCTGCTCCCCGACCCAGAGCGGCTGTTGCGGGAGTTCCTCGACGCGGTCGTCGACGGGCTGCCGCGCACCCCCGCAGCGCCGGTCGTCACCGCGGGCGCCGCCTTCGCCGCCGTACCGCCCCAGCGCTTTCCCGAACTGCGGGACTGGGCCGGTGAGGTGGCCGCCGGGCACGACGCGGGGGTACGGCTCTCGCTCCGCGTCGAGCTGCCCGGCATCGGCGACGGTATCGACGGCGCCGGCGGTATCGACGGCGGCATCGGCAGCGGACCGGACGGCGGACCGGAGCCCGCCGTTCCGGGGGCGGCCTTCCGCGCCGTCCTCCAGATGCACAGCGTCAGCGACCCGGCGACCGTCGTGGACGCGGGCGCGGTGTGGTCGGGCGACGCCGGTACGGCCTTCGGCCCGCGCGCCCGCATGGACGCCCTGCTCGCCCTGCGCCGGGCCGCCCGCGCGTGGCCGCCGCTGGCCCCGCTGCTTTCCGCCGCCGTACCCGACGGGATCGAACTGGCCGACGAGGAGGTCACCGAGCTGCTGGGTGACGCGTCGGAGGCGCTCGCCGCGACCGGTGTCCAGGTGCACTGGCCGCGCGCGCTGACACGCACGCTCACCGCGAGCGCGTCCATCGGTCTGCGCGGCGACGACACCGACGACGGAGAAGGCGGCGCGCTGCCCTCCTTCCTCTCCGCCGACGCCCGCGCCTCCTTCGTCTGGCACTTCGCGCTGGGCGACCGGACCATCGACCGGGCGGAGCTGGACCGGCTCGCCGAGGCGAGCCGTCCCGTCGTCCGGCTGCGCGACCAGTGGGTGCTGGTCGATCCCGCGCAGGTCCGGCGCGCCCGCGAGAGCCGGGACCGGACACTCACCCCGGTCGACGCGCTCGAAGCCGTACTCACCGGCTCCACCGAGATCGGCGGCCGGCGCTACGCCGTCCGCCCCACCGGGCCCTTCGCCGGCCTGCGCGACCTGCTGGCCGACCCGGAGCGCGCCGGACGGGAGGCGGAGCCGGGCATCGCCCAGCCCGCGGCCCTCACCGCGACGCTGCGCGACTACCAGCTCCGCGGTCTGAACTGGCTGCACCGGATGACCTCGCTCGGTCTCGGCGGCTGTCTCGCGGACGACATGGGGCTCGGCAAGACCATCACCCTCATCGCGCTCCATCTGCACCGCCAGACCGATCCGTCGGCGGCCGGTCCGACCCTGGTGGTCTGTCCCGCCTCCCTGATGGGCAACTGGCAGCGCGAGATCGAACGTTTCGCCCCCGGTACGCCCGTCCGCCGCTTCCACGGCGCCTCGCGCACCCTGGAGGCCCCGGCGGACGGCGAGTTCGTCCTCACCACGTACGGCACGATGCGGCTGGACGCGGCGCGGCTCGCGGGCGTGGACTGGGGCCTGGTCGTCGCCGACGAGGCGCAGCACGTGAAGAACCCGTACAGCTCGACCGCGCGACAGCTGCGGACCATCGGCGCGCGGGCCCGGGTCGCGCTCTCCGGCACGCCCGTGGAGAACAATCTCTCCGAGCTGTGGGCGCTGCTGGACTGGACGACCCCGGGGCTCCTCGGCCGCCTCGGCACCTTCCGTACCCGGTACGCCGACGCCGTCGAGCGCGGGGAGGATCCGGCGGCGGCCGAGCGGCTCGCCGCGCTGGTCCGGCCGTTCCTGCTGCGCCGCCGGAAGTCCGACCCCGGGATCGCGCCCGAGCTGCCGCCCAAGACCGAGACCGACCGGGCCGTCCAGCTCACCGCCGAACAGGCCGGACTGTACGAGGCGGTGGTACGCGAGACCCTCGCGGCGATCGCCGGGGCGGGCGGCATCGAGCGGCGCGGACTGATCGTCAAGCTGCTGACCTCGCTCAAGCAGATCTGCAACCACCCTGCGCAGTATCTGAAGGAGGAGGAGCCGCGTCTCGCGGACCGGTCGGGGAAGCTGGAGCTGCTGGACGAGCTGCTCGACACCATCCTGGCGGAGGGGGCGAGTGTGCTGGTGTTCACGCAGTACGTGCGGATGGCGCGGCTGCTGGAACGGCATCTGGCGGCGCGCGGGGTGGTGACGCGGTTCCTGCACGGCGGTACGCCGATCCCGGAGCGCGAGGCCATGGTCGACAGCTTCCAGAACGGCGAAGTGCCGGTTTTCCTGCTGTCGTTGAAGGCCGCGGGCACCGGGCTCAACCTCACCCGCGCCGAGCATGTCGTGCACTTCGACCGGTGGTGGAACCCCGCCGTCGAGGCGCAGGCCACGGACCGGGCGTACCGGATCGGGCAGAACCGGCCCGTACAGGTGCACCGGATGATCGCCGAGGGCACGATCGAGGACCGCATCGCCGGGCTGCTGGCCCGCAAGCAGCGGCTGGCGGACGCCGTGCTGGGCTCGGGCGAGACCGCCCTGACCGAACTGACCGACGCCGAGCTGGCGGATCTGGTGGAGCTGCGAGGAAGCGCGCGATGA
- a CDS encoding GAF domain-containing protein encodes MTDPWVALEPGADPAKRRGALRRAYESFAAGGRVERPVRPVVADSWRRSARARVCPEGGADPPGTELADDELTAYRDAHPLSRVMPLFRELMGAYAMDGEHLMAVCDAHGRLLWVEGHRATRLLAGRMNFVPGARWAEGVAGTNAPGTAIAVDRPVQVFAAEHFRRPVHPWTCAAAPVHDPRTGRLLGAVDITGGDRLAHPHSLAFVTAVARAAESQLALDAPPPATGSVRLSALGRDEALLLTAGRTVRLSPRHSELLTLLARRPEGIAGDELLVELYEEESVTPVTLRAELSRLRALLGPGLLRSRPYRLAVPVDADFDTVARRLASGAVTSAMHAYAGPLLPGSQAPTVVRLRRRLADQLRAALIARGDPGLLADWAYSPWGEDDLAVWRALATVLPGPQRPAALARVRELDAWQRG; translated from the coding sequence TTGACCGACCCATGGGTGGCGCTGGAGCCGGGCGCAGACCCGGCGAAGCGCCGCGGTGCGCTGCGCCGCGCGTACGAGTCGTTCGCGGCCGGCGGACGGGTGGAGCGGCCCGTACGGCCGGTGGTGGCCGACTCGTGGCGGCGCTCCGCCCGCGCCCGGGTCTGTCCCGAGGGCGGTGCGGATCCGCCGGGAACCGAGCTGGCGGACGACGAACTCACCGCGTACCGCGACGCCCATCCGCTCTCCCGGGTGATGCCGCTCTTCCGTGAGCTGATGGGCGCGTACGCCATGGACGGCGAGCATCTGATGGCGGTGTGCGACGCGCACGGCCGGCTGCTCTGGGTCGAGGGGCACCGGGCGACCCGGCTGCTGGCGGGCCGGATGAACTTTGTGCCAGGGGCGCGCTGGGCGGAGGGGGTCGCCGGGACGAACGCGCCGGGGACCGCGATCGCCGTGGACCGGCCCGTACAGGTCTTCGCCGCCGAGCACTTCCGGCGGCCCGTGCACCCGTGGACATGTGCGGCGGCACCGGTCCACGATCCGCGTACCGGACGGCTGCTGGGCGCGGTCGACATCACCGGCGGGGACCGGCTGGCCCATCCGCACAGTCTGGCCTTCGTGACCGCGGTCGCGCGGGCCGCCGAGTCGCAGCTCGCGCTGGACGCGCCGCCGCCCGCCACCGGGTCCGTACGGCTCTCCGCGCTGGGCCGGGACGAGGCGCTGCTGCTGACGGCCGGCCGTACGGTACGGCTGAGCCCCCGGCACAGCGAGCTGCTGACCCTGCTGGCGCGCCGCCCGGAGGGCATCGCCGGGGACGAGCTGCTGGTGGAGCTGTACGAGGAGGAGTCGGTCACCCCGGTCACACTGCGCGCCGAACTCTCCCGGCTGCGCGCGCTGCTCGGCCCCGGGCTGCTGCGGTCGCGCCCGTACCGGCTGGCCGTGCCGGTCGACGCGGACTTCGACACCGTGGCGCGGCGGCTGGCGTCCGGCGCGGTGACCTCGGCGATGCACGCGTACGCCGGACCGCTGCTGCCGGGCTCGCAGGCACCGACGGTGGTACGGCTGCGCCGCCGCCTCGCGGACCAGCTGCGCGCGGCGCTGATCGCCCGGGGGGATCCGGGCCTGCTGGCGGACTGGGCGTACAGCCCGTGGGGCGAGGACGACCTGGCCGTGTGGCGGGCGCTGGCCACCGTACTGCCCGGACCGCAGCGCCCGGCGGCGCTCGCGCGCGTACGGGAACTGGACGCCTGGCAGCGCGGCTGA
- a CDS encoding GNAT family N-acetyltransferase yields the protein MKIIPVAYDHPDAVALAEQVQEEYRRRFGYDDATPLHPSYFEPPSGLYLLAYDMDTAVASGGWRAQDSREEGYAPGDAEVKRMFVAPEARGRGLARRILAALEESARSAGRIRMVLETGHLLGEATSLYRSSGYGPTAGFGRYRGNADSTFFEKPL from the coding sequence GTGAAAATCATTCCCGTCGCCTACGACCACCCCGACGCCGTCGCCCTCGCGGAGCAGGTACAGGAGGAGTACCGCCGCCGGTTCGGCTACGACGACGCGACACCCCTGCATCCCTCGTACTTCGAGCCGCCGAGCGGTCTGTACCTCCTCGCCTACGACATGGACACCGCCGTCGCCTCCGGCGGCTGGCGCGCCCAGGACAGCCGCGAGGAGGGGTACGCGCCGGGCGACGCCGAGGTCAAGCGCATGTTCGTCGCCCCGGAGGCCCGGGGGCGCGGGCTGGCGCGCCGGATCCTGGCCGCGCTGGAGGAGAGCGCGCGGAGCGCCGGACGGATCCGGATGGTGCTGGAGACCGGCCATCTGCTGGGCGAGGCGACCAGCCTGTACCGGTCCAGCGGGTACGGGCCGACGGCGGGATTCGGGCGGTATCGGGGGAACGCGGACAGCACGTTCTTCGAAAAGCCGCTGTAG
- a CDS encoding PPOX class F420-dependent oxidoreductase, whose product MPTNMSKDEWHAFVSEGTRTGKLCTVRADGSPHIAPVWFVMDGDDLVFNTGKETVKGRNLLRDGRVALCVDDERPPFAFAVVHGRAETDEDPAELLKWSTRIAARYMGEERAAEFGRRNAVPGELLVRVRVERVSALADMTG is encoded by the coding sequence ATGCCGACAAACATGAGCAAGGACGAGTGGCATGCCTTCGTCTCCGAGGGCACGCGCACCGGAAAGCTGTGCACCGTACGGGCCGACGGAAGCCCGCACATCGCGCCGGTCTGGTTCGTCATGGACGGGGATGATCTCGTCTTCAACACCGGCAAGGAGACCGTGAAGGGCCGCAACCTGCTGCGGGACGGCCGGGTGGCCCTCTGTGTGGACGACGAGCGTCCGCCGTTCGCCTTCGCGGTCGTCCACGGCCGGGCCGAGACCGACGAGGATCCGGCGGAACTCCTCAAATGGAGCACCCGGATCGCCGCGCGCTACATGGGAGAGGAGCGGGCCGCGGAGTTCGGCCGGCGCAACGCCGTGCCGGGCGAGCTACTGGTGCGGGTACGGGTCGAACGGGTCTCGGCCCTCGCGGACATGACCGGCTGA
- a CDS encoding class I SAM-dependent methyltransferase — MTRDHTRVQEFFAARAAGWDRRFPDDGPAYTAAVAALGLRPGDAVLDAGCGTGRALPALRAAVGERGTVLGADLTPEMLAEAVRAGRRRGGRLLLADVTRLPLRDRALDAVFGAGLIGHLPEPGRDLGELARVVRPGGRLALFHPLGRAALAARQGRRITDDDARAEPRLRPLLAGAGWRLESYTDEPGRFLALAVRRD, encoded by the coding sequence ATGACCCGCGACCACACCCGTGTCCAGGAGTTCTTCGCCGCCCGCGCGGCCGGCTGGGACCGGCGCTTCCCCGACGACGGCCCGGCCTACACCGCCGCCGTCGCCGCGCTGGGGCTGCGCCCCGGTGACGCCGTGCTGGACGCGGGGTGCGGCACGGGACGCGCGCTGCCGGCCCTGCGGGCCGCGGTGGGCGAGCGCGGAACGGTGCTGGGCGCCGATCTCACCCCGGAGATGCTGGCCGAGGCCGTACGAGCGGGCCGGCGGCGCGGCGGACGGCTGCTGCTCGCCGATGTGACGCGGCTGCCGCTGCGCGACCGCGCGCTGGACGCGGTCTTCGGCGCGGGGCTGATCGGCCATCTCCCGGAGCCCGGACGGGATCTCGGCGAACTGGCCCGGGTGGTGCGGCCGGGCGGCCGGCTGGCGCTGTTCCATCCCCTAGGCCGGGCCGCGCTCGCCGCCCGGCAGGGCCGCCGGATCACCGACGACGACGCACGGGCCGAGCCCCGGCTGCGCCCCCTGCTCGCCGGGGCGGGCTGGCGGCTGGAGTCGTACACCGACGAGCCGGGGCGTTTCCTGGCGCTGGCCGTCCGCCGGGACTGA